In a single window of the Drosophila subpulchrella strain 33 F10 #4 breed RU33 chromosome X, RU_Dsub_v1.1 Primary Assembly, whole genome shotgun sequence genome:
- the LOC119556249 gene encoding uncharacterized protein LOC119556249 isoform X2, which produces MFCRLCWIDFNVDEAAVECAGPCGSRFHRDCVDVTGDVAQQLLATGGGYLHSGLEWYCRTCRQLYRLQVYFEIAICDDYSLPVDFVKKRPSSFDPCLAEAIPANPEHWIAPSPQTEFLPFGEAQQALQLPAAAAAAATTSAAATAAAAAPQLPPPLPAPVATLPSQAATAAAAAAATAAILATHQQQQQHQHLSGNINNNNGGNTHSQSSTHNNNNNTLPVGAQQQHQQPQQQRATLQHPPLPNSNIKQASVKLIEGYSDPKDTRNHKKVYHKKAKKRSAPGHKRHQQQQQQQQQLPLQQQQTLPTPRSAQQQQQQQQLQQRHSTYNNNNGNLRKDKQKSQYNSDSSAPKSSDDEADIDEEVEQQPLPVPQASAQTAPLTAAGLNSPDSISDDLVRPLPPQLQRSPRKLTVAPAEHNKRQPSPYYYSDLLKSRDKDKDKDKDKDKDKERDKDREDFKLKCRQSTASEPPQSTQSQLGGYRKSSSLDVPPAAEEQPEAESHEEEDPRTGQDSQSTPKRYSFTEEGVHIIRCETPSTSTSEESDCSECLKRREWHARALALVRKTCNVQPRSQTQIPIQNQSQGQNPTGSELQLQLQHCDAGEGELLKCCPPPPAPAEIQVQVQPMPPHRLLGPAAVCGACITSAPASSSLAGGRGSEPGDDLEEEYFRPRSIFYVHPHGVHECAECAQPAQPSTATANAIAQPSTLSNPSLDLYGDDEDEVDGDEDEDEEDDSEDIMGSRRRQIYETAFDCKIAKSDDDLDEVDRITNCSVLLQLSNGNGGAGTVDMGKVITGSSSKTRAECKRAKNSKNQALQEQTGEAHVQVHQVQAELGKLQLSQVDQQNQNQNQASAAAATAGSGVSASSTQQLPVRGYTPSPPSTAPLPMKFPGKHERYLNMNSIRSAPNLPAANPAHPRLRDLRLPIQSMRHQCGGSSNDNSLTDSAYVNPPSTNSNSNAASGSASASVSATGSAAARRPRSFVLESGRVLELRRSAQGHHQGGQSSHHHHHHHHHGGPGSRSRNRQGQGQTSGGSGGGGGGGGAGGHNYSSTESIATSSSGGSMESLRSSTSEGNRSTSSSESRHSSSLSSHSSESGSGGSGGSSVAYPLRPAPLLLHSKLHILSPISDKSSQEPASASASEQSQQPSQAPMAAQEEDSTGAPAGSVPVNASLKQPRSRGAAPNKALLQLADELLGSDSGISLHSREEGKPQALALQRLTLPKLQLIGAEGSSSGAGNSAAGGSTAGGSVSVSGSGSGSGVAGSGSAGIPQDLRDLPFDMPKLRRRKTLQQEAACTSGSATSVDLGELPFDMPKLRRRLRANQAEINNLLMHSTESSGISQASSSHSMRDDQKLASKLDTALFRQNLTLNLNESRQATKQFGSLDLRGLNSNKELNMNLSQGYVTAVDLIDVTIPLERQGWYHGAITRVEAETTLRPLSEGSFLVRNCESTKQDYSLSLKGAKGFMHMRIQRNETGQYILGQFSRPFETVPEMIRHFCLNRLPVRGAEHMCLIEPVIAQLL; this is translated from the exons CTGCCATTTGGTGAAGCCCAACAAGCGTTGCAgctaccagcagcagcagcagcagcagcaacaacatccgcagcagcaacagcagcagcagcagcacctcAACTACCGCCCCCGCTGCCCGCCCCCGTGGCAACATTGCCCAGTCAGGCggcaacggcagcagcagcagcagcagcaacagctgcCATTTTGGCCacccaccagcagcagcagcaacatcagcactTGAGCGGCAAcattaacaacaacaacggcggCAACACACACAGCCAATCGAGTAcgcacaacaacaacaacaatacaTTGCCAGTCGgggcacagcagcaacatcagcagccgCAACAGCAACGTGCAACATTGCAACATCCGCCGTTGcccaacagcaacatcaagcAGGCATCGGTGAAATTGATCGAAGGCTATTCAGATCCAAAGGATACGCGCAATCACAAGAAGGTTTACCACAAAAAGGCCAAGAAGCGATCGGCCCCAGGCCACAAgcgccaccagcagcagcagcagcagcagcaacagttgccattgcagcagcaacagacaTTGCCAACGCCCCGAAGTgcccagcaacagcagcagcagcagcaattgcAACAGCGACATTCCacctacaacaacaacaacggcaacTTAAGAAAGGATAAGCAGAAAAGCCAATATAATTCAG ACTCCTCAGCGCCAAAATCCTCCGACGACGAGGCGGACATCGACGAGGAGGTTGAGCAGCAGCCTCTGCCCGTGCCGCAAGCTTCTGCCCAGACTGCCCCATTAACGGCGGCGGGTCTCAACTCCCCGGACTCCATATCCGATGACCTGGTGCGTCCGCTACCACCGCAACTTCAGCGCAGTCCGCGCAAACTGACCGTCGCTCCGGCGGAGCACAATAAGCGCCAGCCCTCGCCCTACTACTACTCCGATCTCCTCAAGAGTCGCGACAAGGACAAGGACAAGGATAAGGACAAGGACAAGGACAAGGAGCGGGACAAGGACAGGGAGGACTTTAAGCTCAAGTGCCGCCAGTCAACGGCCAGTGAACCGCCGCAGTCCACTCAAAGTCAATTGGGTGGCTATCGCAAGAGCTCCAGCTTGGATGTGCCGCCGGCGGCGGAGGAGCAGCCGGAAGCGGAGAGCCACGAGGAGGAGGATCCCAGGACGGGACAGGACTCGCAGTCCACCCCGAAGCGGTACAGTTTCACCGAGGAGGGTGTCCACATCATACGCTGCGAGACACCCAGCACCAGCACATCCGAGGAGTCCGATTGCAGTGAGTGCCTCAAGCGACGCGAGTGGCACGCCCGGGCCTTGGCCCTAGTCCGCAAGACCTGCAACGTCCAGCCAAGGAGCCAGACTCAAATCCCGATTCAGAATCAGAGCCAGGGACAGAATCCCACTGGCAGCGAGCTtcagctgcagctgcagcaCTGCGACGCCGGCGAGGGCGAGCTGCTCAAGTGCTGTCCACCGCCACCGGCTCCAGCGGAGATCCAG GTTCAGGTCCAGCCGATGCCACCGCACCGCCTGCTGGGACCAGCAGCCGTGTGCGGAGCCTGCATCACATCCGCTCCTGCCTCCTCCTCCTTGGCCGGCGGACGGGGCAGCGAGCCCGGCGATGATCTGGAGGAGGAGTACTTCCGGCCGCGCAGCATCTTCTATGTGCATCCGCATGGCGTCCACGAGTGCGCCGAGTGCGCCCAGCCAGCTCAGCCATCGACTGCGACTGCGAATGCGATTGCCCAACCGTCGACGCTGAGCAATCCATCGCTCGATCTCTACGGCGACGACGAAGACGAAGTGGACGgcgacgaggacgaggacgaagAGGACGACTCCGAGGACATCATGGGCAGCCGGCGGCGGCAGATCTACGAGACGGCCTTCGACTGCAAGATAGCCAAGTCGGATGACGACCTGGACGAGGTGGATCGCATCACCAACTGCTCGGTGCTGCTGCAGTTGAGCAATGGCAATGGCGGTGCCGGCACTGTTGACATGGGCAAGGTCATCACCGGCTCCTCCTCGAAGACGCGGGCGGAATGCAAGCGGGCCAAGAACTCGAAGAATCAGGCACTGCAAGAGCAAACGGGCGAGGCCCATGTCCAGGTGCATCAGGTGCAGGCGGAGCTGGGCAAGCTGCAGCTCAGCCAGGTGGACCAGcagaatcagaatcagaaCCAGGCATCCGCCGCCGCGGCCACCGCCGGCAGTGGAGTAAGTGCGTCCAGCACCCAACAGCTACCGGTGCGCGGCTATACACCATCGCCACCATCGACGGCGCCGCTGCCGATGAAATTCCCGGGGAAACATGAGCGCTACCTGAACATGAACAGCATACGGAGTGCACCCAATCTGCCCGCCGCCAATCCGGCGCATCCCCGTCTGCGGGATCTCCGCCTGCCCATTCAGTCCATGCGGCATCAGtgcggcggcagcagcaatgACAACAGTCTCACCGACAGCGCCTACGTGAATCCGCCCTCGACCAACTCGAATTCGAATGCGGCCTCGGGTTCCGCCTCGGCATCCGTTTCCGCAACGGGATCCGCAGCAGCCCGCCGGCCACGATCCTTTGTCCTGGAATCGGGCAGGGTCCTGGAACTACGCCGCAGTGCCCAGGGTCATCATCAGGGTGGTCAGTCGAGCCATCATcaccaccatcatcatcatcatggcGGACCAGGCAGCCGGAGCAGGAATCGCCAGGGGCAGGGACAAACGTCTGGTGGCagcggcggaggaggaggaggaggaggagctggaGGTCACAACTACAGCAGCACGGAGAGCATCGCCACCTCGAGCAGTGGCGGCAGCATGGAATCCCTGCGTTCCAGCACCAGTGAGGGCAATCGCAGCAcctccagctccgagtcgcgGCACTCCAGTTCGCTGAGCTCGCACAGTTCGGAAAGCGGAAGTGGTGGCAGTGGTGGCTCCAGTGTGGCCTACCCCCTGCGGCCGGCTCCTCTGCTGCTGCACTCCAAGCTGCACATCCTCAGTCCCATCTCCGACAAATCCTCGCAGGAACCGGCCTCCGCGAGTGCCTCGGAGCAATCACAGCAGCCGTCCCAGGCGCCGATGGCGGCGCAAGAGGAGGATTCCACTGGCGCCCCAGCAGGGAGCGTTCCGGTGAATGCCTCCCTAAAGCAACCGCGCAGTCGTGGTGCTGCGCCCAATAAGGCCCTGCTCCAGCTGGCCGATGAACTCCTCGGTTCGGATAGTGGGATATCGCTGCATTCCCGGGAGGAGGGCAAACCCCAGGCCTTGGCCCTGCAGCGTCTAACGCTGCCCAAGCTTCAGTTGATCGGAGCCGAGGGCTCGAGCTCGGGGGCAGGAAACTCAGCTGCGGGTGGCAGTACGGCCGGAGGATCGGTCTCGGTCTCGGGATCGGGCTCGGGATCAGGGGTAGCCGGTTCAGGATCAGCTGGCATTCCGCAGGATCTGCGCGATCTGCCCTTCGATATGCCTAAATTGAGGCGCCGCAAGACGCTGCAACAGGAGGCCGCCTGCACCTCGGGCAGTGCCACCTCTGTGGATCTCGGCGAGCTGCCCTTCGACATGCCCAAGCTGCGGCGACGCCTCCGGGCCAACCAGGCGGAGATCAACAACCTGCTGATGCACAGCACCGAGTCCAGCGGCATCTCGCAGGCCTCCTCCAGCCACTCGATGCGCGACGATCAGAAGTTGGCCAGCAAGTTGG ATACAGCACTTTTCCGGCAGAACCTCACCCTGAACTTGAACGAGTCGCGACAGGCCACCAAGCAGTTTGGCAGCCTGGATCTGAGGGGTCTCAATAGCAACAAGGAGCTGAACATGAACCTCAGCCAGGGATATGTCACCGCTGTGGATCTCATCGATGTCACCATTCCGCTGGAACGGCAGGG TTGGTACCATGGCGCCATCACGCGAGTTGAGGCGGAGACCACGCTGCGTCCGCTGTCCGAGGGATCCTTCCTGGTGCGCAACTGCGAGTCGACCAAGCAGGACTACTCGCTGTCCCTCAA GGGCGCCAAGGGCTTCATGCATATGCGGATACAGCGCAACGAGACCGGCCAGTACATCCTGGGCCAGTTCAGCCGTCCCTTCGAAACGGTTCCCGAGATGATCCGTCACTTTTGCCTCAACCGGCTGCCAGTTCGAGGAGCCGAGCACATGTGTCTCATCGAGCCGGTCATCGCCCAGCTGCTCTAG
- the LOC119556249 gene encoding uncharacterized protein LOC119556249 isoform X3 gives MFNFHLNWDLHMTHCKPCGPRLSGSGGNIITRRLCRNRRREDNELYRSNSFKFERFERKECLEELSNTLQKQIAICDDYSLPVDFVKKRPSSFDPCLAEAIPANPEHWIAPSPQTEFLPFGEAQQALQLPAAAAAAATTSAAATAAAAAPQLPPPLPAPVATLPSQAATAAAAAAATAAILATHQQQQQHQHLSGNINNNNGGNTHSQSSTHNNNNNTLPVGAQQQHQQPQQQRATLQHPPLPNSNIKQASVKLIEGYSDPKDTRNHKKVYHKKAKKRSAPGHKRHQQQQQQQQQLPLQQQQTLPTPRSAQQQQQQQQLQQRHSTYNNNNGNLRKDKQKSQYNSDSSAPKSSDDEADIDEEVEQQPLPVPQASAQTAPLTAAGLNSPDSISDDLVRPLPPQLQRSPRKLTVAPAEHNKRQPSPYYYSDLLKSRDKDKDKDKDKDKDKERDKDREDFKLKCRQSTASEPPQSTQSQLGGYRKSSSLDVPPAAEEQPEAESHEEEDPRTGQDSQSTPKRYSFTEEGVHIIRCETPSTSTSEESDCSECLKRREWHARALALVRKTCNVQPRSQTQIPIQNQSQGQNPTGSELQLQLQHCDAGEGELLKCCPPPPAPAEIQVQVQPMPPHRLLGPAAVCGACITSAPASSSLAGGRGSEPGDDLEEEYFRPRSIFYVHPHGVHECAECAQPAQPSTATANAIAQPSTLSNPSLDLYGDDEDEVDGDEDEDEEDDSEDIMGSRRRQIYETAFDCKIAKSDDDLDEVDRITNCSVLLQLSNGNGGAGTVDMGKVITGSSSKTRAECKRAKNSKNQALQEQTGEAHVQVHQVQAELGKLQLSQVDQQNQNQNQASAAAATAGSGVSASSTQQLPVRGYTPSPPSTAPLPMKFPGKHERYLNMNSIRSAPNLPAANPAHPRLRDLRLPIQSMRHQCGGSSNDNSLTDSAYVNPPSTNSNSNAASGSASASVSATGSAAARRPRSFVLESGRVLELRRSAQGHHQGGQSSHHHHHHHHHGGPGSRSRNRQGQGQTSGGSGGGGGGGGAGGHNYSSTESIATSSSGGSMESLRSSTSEGNRSTSSSESRHSSSLSSHSSESGSGGSGGSSVAYPLRPAPLLLHSKLHILSPISDKSSQEPASASASEQSQQPSQAPMAAQEEDSTGAPAGSVPVNASLKQPRSRGAAPNKALLQLADELLGSDSGISLHSREEGKPQALALQRLTLPKLQLIGAEGSSSGAGNSAAGGSTAGGSVSVSGSGSGSGVAGSGSAGIPQDLRDLPFDMPKLRRRKTLQQEAACTSGSATSVDLGELPFDMPKLRRRLRANQAEINNLLMHSTESSGISQASSSHSMRDDQKLASKLADTALFRQNLTLNLNESRQATKQFGSLDLRGLNSNKELNMNLSQGYVTAVDLIDVTIPLERQGWYHGAITRVEAETTLRPLSEGSFLVRNCESTKQDYSLSLKGAKGFMHMRIQRNETGQYILGQFSRPFETVPEMIRHFCLNRLPVRGAEHMCLIEPVIAQLL, from the exons CTGCCATTTGGTGAAGCCCAACAAGCGTTGCAgctaccagcagcagcagcagcagcagcaacaacatccgcagcagcaacagcagcagcagcagcacctcAACTACCGCCCCCGCTGCCCGCCCCCGTGGCAACATTGCCCAGTCAGGCggcaacggcagcagcagcagcagcagcaacagctgcCATTTTGGCCacccaccagcagcagcagcaacatcagcactTGAGCGGCAAcattaacaacaacaacggcggCAACACACACAGCCAATCGAGTAcgcacaacaacaacaacaatacaTTGCCAGTCGgggcacagcagcaacatcagcagccgCAACAGCAACGTGCAACATTGCAACATCCGCCGTTGcccaacagcaacatcaagcAGGCATCGGTGAAATTGATCGAAGGCTATTCAGATCCAAAGGATACGCGCAATCACAAGAAGGTTTACCACAAAAAGGCCAAGAAGCGATCGGCCCCAGGCCACAAgcgccaccagcagcagcagcagcagcagcaacagttgccattgcagcagcaacagacaTTGCCAACGCCCCGAAGTgcccagcaacagcagcagcagcagcaattgcAACAGCGACATTCCacctacaacaacaacaacggcaacTTAAGAAAGGATAAGCAGAAAAGCCAATATAATTCAG ACTCCTCAGCGCCAAAATCCTCCGACGACGAGGCGGACATCGACGAGGAGGTTGAGCAGCAGCCTCTGCCCGTGCCGCAAGCTTCTGCCCAGACTGCCCCATTAACGGCGGCGGGTCTCAACTCCCCGGACTCCATATCCGATGACCTGGTGCGTCCGCTACCACCGCAACTTCAGCGCAGTCCGCGCAAACTGACCGTCGCTCCGGCGGAGCACAATAAGCGCCAGCCCTCGCCCTACTACTACTCCGATCTCCTCAAGAGTCGCGACAAGGACAAGGACAAGGATAAGGACAAGGACAAGGACAAGGAGCGGGACAAGGACAGGGAGGACTTTAAGCTCAAGTGCCGCCAGTCAACGGCCAGTGAACCGCCGCAGTCCACTCAAAGTCAATTGGGTGGCTATCGCAAGAGCTCCAGCTTGGATGTGCCGCCGGCGGCGGAGGAGCAGCCGGAAGCGGAGAGCCACGAGGAGGAGGATCCCAGGACGGGACAGGACTCGCAGTCCACCCCGAAGCGGTACAGTTTCACCGAGGAGGGTGTCCACATCATACGCTGCGAGACACCCAGCACCAGCACATCCGAGGAGTCCGATTGCAGTGAGTGCCTCAAGCGACGCGAGTGGCACGCCCGGGCCTTGGCCCTAGTCCGCAAGACCTGCAACGTCCAGCCAAGGAGCCAGACTCAAATCCCGATTCAGAATCAGAGCCAGGGACAGAATCCCACTGGCAGCGAGCTtcagctgcagctgcagcaCTGCGACGCCGGCGAGGGCGAGCTGCTCAAGTGCTGTCCACCGCCACCGGCTCCAGCGGAGATCCAG GTTCAGGTCCAGCCGATGCCACCGCACCGCCTGCTGGGACCAGCAGCCGTGTGCGGAGCCTGCATCACATCCGCTCCTGCCTCCTCCTCCTTGGCCGGCGGACGGGGCAGCGAGCCCGGCGATGATCTGGAGGAGGAGTACTTCCGGCCGCGCAGCATCTTCTATGTGCATCCGCATGGCGTCCACGAGTGCGCCGAGTGCGCCCAGCCAGCTCAGCCATCGACTGCGACTGCGAATGCGATTGCCCAACCGTCGACGCTGAGCAATCCATCGCTCGATCTCTACGGCGACGACGAAGACGAAGTGGACGgcgacgaggacgaggacgaagAGGACGACTCCGAGGACATCATGGGCAGCCGGCGGCGGCAGATCTACGAGACGGCCTTCGACTGCAAGATAGCCAAGTCGGATGACGACCTGGACGAGGTGGATCGCATCACCAACTGCTCGGTGCTGCTGCAGTTGAGCAATGGCAATGGCGGTGCCGGCACTGTTGACATGGGCAAGGTCATCACCGGCTCCTCCTCGAAGACGCGGGCGGAATGCAAGCGGGCCAAGAACTCGAAGAATCAGGCACTGCAAGAGCAAACGGGCGAGGCCCATGTCCAGGTGCATCAGGTGCAGGCGGAGCTGGGCAAGCTGCAGCTCAGCCAGGTGGACCAGcagaatcagaatcagaaCCAGGCATCCGCCGCCGCGGCCACCGCCGGCAGTGGAGTAAGTGCGTCCAGCACCCAACAGCTACCGGTGCGCGGCTATACACCATCGCCACCATCGACGGCGCCGCTGCCGATGAAATTCCCGGGGAAACATGAGCGCTACCTGAACATGAACAGCATACGGAGTGCACCCAATCTGCCCGCCGCCAATCCGGCGCATCCCCGTCTGCGGGATCTCCGCCTGCCCATTCAGTCCATGCGGCATCAGtgcggcggcagcagcaatgACAACAGTCTCACCGACAGCGCCTACGTGAATCCGCCCTCGACCAACTCGAATTCGAATGCGGCCTCGGGTTCCGCCTCGGCATCCGTTTCCGCAACGGGATCCGCAGCAGCCCGCCGGCCACGATCCTTTGTCCTGGAATCGGGCAGGGTCCTGGAACTACGCCGCAGTGCCCAGGGTCATCATCAGGGTGGTCAGTCGAGCCATCATcaccaccatcatcatcatcatggcGGACCAGGCAGCCGGAGCAGGAATCGCCAGGGGCAGGGACAAACGTCTGGTGGCagcggcggaggaggaggaggaggaggagctggaGGTCACAACTACAGCAGCACGGAGAGCATCGCCACCTCGAGCAGTGGCGGCAGCATGGAATCCCTGCGTTCCAGCACCAGTGAGGGCAATCGCAGCAcctccagctccgagtcgcgGCACTCCAGTTCGCTGAGCTCGCACAGTTCGGAAAGCGGAAGTGGTGGCAGTGGTGGCTCCAGTGTGGCCTACCCCCTGCGGCCGGCTCCTCTGCTGCTGCACTCCAAGCTGCACATCCTCAGTCCCATCTCCGACAAATCCTCGCAGGAACCGGCCTCCGCGAGTGCCTCGGAGCAATCACAGCAGCCGTCCCAGGCGCCGATGGCGGCGCAAGAGGAGGATTCCACTGGCGCCCCAGCAGGGAGCGTTCCGGTGAATGCCTCCCTAAAGCAACCGCGCAGTCGTGGTGCTGCGCCCAATAAGGCCCTGCTCCAGCTGGCCGATGAACTCCTCGGTTCGGATAGTGGGATATCGCTGCATTCCCGGGAGGAGGGCAAACCCCAGGCCTTGGCCCTGCAGCGTCTAACGCTGCCCAAGCTTCAGTTGATCGGAGCCGAGGGCTCGAGCTCGGGGGCAGGAAACTCAGCTGCGGGTGGCAGTACGGCCGGAGGATCGGTCTCGGTCTCGGGATCGGGCTCGGGATCAGGGGTAGCCGGTTCAGGATCAGCTGGCATTCCGCAGGATCTGCGCGATCTGCCCTTCGATATGCCTAAATTGAGGCGCCGCAAGACGCTGCAACAGGAGGCCGCCTGCACCTCGGGCAGTGCCACCTCTGTGGATCTCGGCGAGCTGCCCTTCGACATGCCCAAGCTGCGGCGACGCCTCCGGGCCAACCAGGCGGAGATCAACAACCTGCTGATGCACAGCACCGAGTCCAGCGGCATCTCGCAGGCCTCCTCCAGCCACTCGATGCGCGACGATCAGAAGTTGGCCAGCAAGTTGG CAGATACAGCACTTTTCCGGCAGAACCTCACCCTGAACTTGAACGAGTCGCGACAGGCCACCAAGCAGTTTGGCAGCCTGGATCTGAGGGGTCTCAATAGCAACAAGGAGCTGAACATGAACCTCAGCCAGGGATATGTCACCGCTGTGGATCTCATCGATGTCACCATTCCGCTGGAACGGCAGGG TTGGTACCATGGCGCCATCACGCGAGTTGAGGCGGAGACCACGCTGCGTCCGCTGTCCGAGGGATCCTTCCTGGTGCGCAACTGCGAGTCGACCAAGCAGGACTACTCGCTGTCCCTCAA GGGCGCCAAGGGCTTCATGCATATGCGGATACAGCGCAACGAGACCGGCCAGTACATCCTGGGCCAGTTCAGCCGTCCCTTCGAAACGGTTCCCGAGATGATCCGTCACTTTTGCCTCAACCGGCTGCCAGTTCGAGGAGCCGAGCACATGTGTCTCATCGAGCCGGTCATCGCCCAGCTGCTCTAG